ACGAGCTTCTCGTACATGCGGGTCATCCACGAGGAGATGCCCTCGCGGCAGGGGGTGCATTTGCCGCAGGACTCGTGCCCGTAGAAGCGCACGAGGTTCCAGGTCGCGTTCACGATGCAGTCGGCCTTCGGAATCAGGGTCACGCCGCCCGTGCCGAGCATGGACCCGGCGGCAGCCACGCTCTCGTAATCCATCGGCGTGTCGAGCGTCTTCTCGTCCCACGGCAGCATCGGGCAGGAGGAGCCGCCGGGGATGATCGCCTTCATCTCCTCCAGCGGGCCGCCCGCCCAGTCGTAGATCAGCTCGCGGAAGGTGGTGCCGAGCGGGAGTTCGTACACGCCGGGCCGCCGCACGGGGCCGCTGATCTGGAAGAGCTTCATGCCCCTCGACTTCTCGGTGCCCATCCCCGTGTGCCAGTCGGCGCCGTACTTGAGAATCTGGGTCGCGGCGCAGAAGGTCTCGACGTTGTTGATCGTCGTCGGCAGACCGTACAGCCCGGCGGCGGCGGGGAAGGGCGGCTTGAGGCGCGGGTTGGCGCGCAGGCCCTCCAGCGAATTCATCAGCGCCGTCTCCTCGCCGCAGATGTACGCCCCGGCGCCCCGGTGGACCTGCAACTCGAAGTCGAAGCCGCTGCCCAGGACGTTCTTGCCCAGCAGCCCCGCCGCCCGCGCTTCAAAGATGGCGGCCCACATCCGCTCGGCGGCGTGGACGTACTCGCCACGGATGTAGATGTAGCCGACGGAGGCACGCATGGCGTACCCGGCAATCAGCATGCCCTCAATGAGCTGGTGGGGGTCCTCCGACAGCAGGTAGCGGTCCTTGAACGACCCCGGCTCCGACTCGTCCGCGTTGCAGATGATGTAGTGCTGCTTGCCGTCCTTGAGGGGCATGAAGGACCACTTGAGGCCGGTGGCGAAGCCTGCTCCGCCTCGCCCGCGCAGGCCGGACTTCTTGACCTCGTCGATCACGGCGTCGGGACCCATGGCGAAGGCACGCTTGACGGCCTCGTAGCCTCCGTGCTGCCGGTAGTAGTCGAGCGTCCAACTCCCCTGCTGCCCGACGTGCGCGTACAGGGTGGGGGCGAAGCGCGGGTCCTTGCCGCTGGTAATGGGTTTCGGTGCGGGTTCGGCGACGGTCACACTTCACCTCCAGTTAGGGGAGCGAGGTCATGGATGCTGGCCCCGACGCGCTCGCCCTTCGCCGTCATCTGCCGCCCGTCCTCCCGTACGGTGACAGGGACGGGGTTGTCGGGGGGAGGGGGCGCGTCCGCCCGCATCGCCTTGATCATCCGGTCGCACTTGGAACGGGTCACCTGCTCGTAGTACCCCTCGTCGTTGATCTGCACGACCGGCGCAGTGCCGCAACTCCCCAGACACTCCACCTTCTGCACGCTGAAGCGACCGTCCGGGCTGACCTCGCCGGGCTGCACGTCCAGGGTGGAGACGAGGTGGTCCCACAGCTCGTCGCTTCCGGCCAGCGCGCACATCAGGGTCGAGCAGACCTGGAGGTGGTACTTGCCGGTGGGCAACGTGTGGTACGTCGAGTAGAAGCTCATCACGCTCCGCACCTCGGTCGCCGTCGTGCCGCACAACGCGGCGATCTCCGCCATGTGCGTCTCCGACACGTACCCAAAGGCGTCCTGCACCTCGCGCAAGAGCGGCATCAGCGCCGAGCGTCGCCCTTGTGGGGAGGACGGGTAGCGGCTGAAGATGTCGGCGACGAGGGGTTGTTTGTCGGAAAAGTAACCCATAGAAAAGGTTCCCACCTACTCCTTCCAGATCGGCCAGGTGGCCTGTTCGAGCGCGTCCATCTGTTCCAGGCTGCGCCCGCCACGCCGCAGCAGGTTCATGACCTGCCCCCGGTGGTGCGCGTCGTGGACGATGGTGTGTTGCAGGAAGTGCGCCGGGTCGCTCTCGTACACGCCCGTGAAGCTCCGGCCCTCGGCATAGGCGCTCTGCACGGCCTCCAGCGCCGCCGCGTCGCCCTGGCTGAAGGCTTCGCGGAGTTCGGCGGGGCTCAGCGTCACGGTCCAGAAGCGCTGATCGGCCTCCTGGGTGGTGAACGTCATGGCCTCGGCGTGCGCGGGCGAGACGCGCCCAACCCAGTAACGGCGCATCCCCGCCAGGTGCTCCAGATGCTGCCCCACGCTCATGCCGCCCTGCCCGTCACTCAGGTCCAGGTCGGCCTCCGTGATCGCGTCCAGCATGGCCGCATTCACCCGCCCATTGCGCTGAAAGGATTCGAGCAGGACGGCGGGGAGTTCACGGGGCATGGAAGTCATGACAACTCCTCAAATGGGTCTGGGGAGTGTTGGCCGTTGCCTGTGAACCCCAGCGCCCGATCTGCTGACGGCTGAACGCTGACCACGTTCCTGTTCACCGGTCCACATCCCCCAGCACCGGGTCGATCGTCGCCAGGATGGTGATGAGGTCGGCGAACTGCGCCCCCACGCAGGCGTACTCCAGCGCCTGGAGGTTCACGAAGCTCGGCGCGCGGATCTTCACCCGGTAGGGCATCGAGCCGCCGTCCGAGACGATGTAGTAGCCGACCTCACCGCGGGCGGACTCAATGGGCACGTACACCTCGCCGACCGGGGGGTGGAAGCCTTCCGTGACGAGCTTGAAGTGGTGGATGACCGCCTCCATGCTCGTCTCCAGCTCTTGCCGGGGCGGCAGGGAAATCTTGCGGTTGGGGTCCTTGATCGGGCCGGGCGCGAGGCGTTTCAGCGCCTGCCGGACGATCTTGGCGCTCTCGCGGAACTCCATCAGGCGCAGTTGGAAGCGGGCGAGGCTGTCCCCGGCCGTGGAGTACGGCACCTCGAAGTCGTAGGTCTCGTAGCCGCAGTAGGGGTTGGCCTTGCGGTGGTCGAGGGGCACGCCGGACGCGCGCAGGTTCGGCCCGGTCAGCCCCAGGTCAATCGCCACGTCGCGCGGAATGACGCCCACACCCGTCGCCCGGTCGAGGAAGATCGGGTTCTTGGCGAACAGCGTCTCGTACTCGTCCACGCCCTTCTCGAAGGTGTCGAGGAAGGCGGAGACGCGGGCGGGCCAGTCCTCGGGGATGTCGCGCGACAGGCCTCCGACCCGGAAATACCCCTGGTTCATCCGGTAGCCGCACACGGCCTCGAAGAGGTCCTGCAAGGCCTCCTTCTCGCGGAAGGCGTAGAAGAAGGGCGTCAGCGCGCCGAGGTCGAGCAGCCCCGTCCCCACGAAGACGAGGTGGGAGTGAATGCGCCCGAGTTCGTGCAGGATCACGCGCACGGTGGTCGCCCGCTCGGGCACCTGCGCCCCCAGCAGCTTTTCCACGCTCAGCACGTAGGCGAGTTCGTGGCCGAAACAGTGGAGATAGTCGGTGCGCGGCGCATAGGTCACGCCCTGGTGGTAGGTGCGGTGCTCAAAGGTCTTCTCGAAGCCCGTGTGCAGGTAGCCCATGTGCGGCGTGACCTTCACCACGTACTCGCCGTCCATATCCACCACGAGCCGCAGGACGCCGTGCGTGGAAGGGTGCTGCGGCCCTACGTTCAGGCTCATGATCTCGGTGTGCAGCAGGGCGCCCGTCTGCCCCCCGAGCCGCTCGGCCGACGTGGACTCCTGATGCCCCTGCGTCATCTGGGTGCGGGGCAACGTGCCGGAGTTCGGGTCCCGGTCCTTGATGGTCATTTCGGTCCCCCTGCGGGCATCACGGGCGGCACGCGGTCCTCGCCCTCACCGCGCCGGAGTTCGCCACGCCAGCCCGTCAGACCCCGGCTCTGCCCCGTCAGGCCCGCGCGGAAGGCGGCGGGGTCGATGAAGCGGCCCTCGCGGAAGGGCACGGGCGTCTCGCCGATGGGATAGTCCTTGCGGAGGGGATGGCCTTCCAGGT
This sequence is a window from Deinococcus aerius. Protein-coding genes within it:
- a CDS encoding DinB family protein, which gives rise to MTSMPRELPAVLLESFQRNGRVNAAMLDAITEADLDLSDGQGGMSVGQHLEHLAGMRRYWVGRVSPAHAEAMTFTTQEADQRFWTVTLSPAELREAFSQGDAAALEAVQSAYAEGRSFTGVYESDPAHFLQHTIVHDAHHRGQVMNLLRRGGRSLEQMDALEQATWPIWKE
- the nuoD gene encoding NADH dehydrogenase (quinone) subunit D, which codes for MTQGHQESTSAERLGGQTGALLHTEIMSLNVGPQHPSTHGVLRLVVDMDGEYVVKVTPHMGYLHTGFEKTFEHRTYHQGVTYAPRTDYLHCFGHELAYVLSVEKLLGAQVPERATTVRVILHELGRIHSHLVFVGTGLLDLGALTPFFYAFREKEALQDLFEAVCGYRMNQGYFRVGGLSRDIPEDWPARVSAFLDTFEKGVDEYETLFAKNPIFLDRATGVGVIPRDVAIDLGLTGPNLRASGVPLDHRKANPYCGYETYDFEVPYSTAGDSLARFQLRLMEFRESAKIVRQALKRLAPGPIKDPNRKISLPPRQELETSMEAVIHHFKLVTEGFHPPVGEVYVPIESARGEVGYYIVSDGGSMPYRVKIRAPSFVNLQALEYACVGAQFADLITILATIDPVLGDVDR
- the nuoE gene encoding NADH-quinone oxidoreductase subunit NuoE yields the protein MGYFSDKQPLVADIFSRYPSSPQGRRSALMPLLREVQDAFGYVSETHMAEIAALCGTTATEVRSVMSFYSTYHTLPTGKYHLQVCSTLMCALAGSDELWDHLVSTLDVQPGEVSPDGRFSVQKVECLGSCGTAPVVQINDEGYYEQVTRSKCDRMIKAMRADAPPPPDNPVPVTVREDGRQMTAKGERVGASIHDLAPLTGGEV
- the nuoF gene encoding NADH-quinone oxidoreductase subunit NuoF, with translation MTVAEPAPKPITSGKDPRFAPTLYAHVGQQGSWTLDYYRQHGGYEAVKRAFAMGPDAVIDEVKKSGLRGRGGAGFATGLKWSFMPLKDGKQHYIICNADESEPGSFKDRYLLSEDPHQLIEGMLIAGYAMRASVGYIYIRGEYVHAAERMWAAIFEARAAGLLGKNVLGSGFDFELQVHRGAGAYICGEETALMNSLEGLRANPRLKPPFPAAAGLYGLPTTINNVETFCAATQILKYGADWHTGMGTEKSRGMKLFQISGPVRRPGVYELPLGTTFRELIYDWAGGPLEEMKAIIPGGSSCPMLPWDEKTLDTPMDYESVAAAGSMLGTGGVTLIPKADCIVNATWNLVRFYGHESCGKCTPCREGISSWMTRMYEKLVRGRGQPGDVDLILDMSDNIGGRSFCALADACLGPVLSSIKLFREEYDVLAQTGQPMYPARRRWRES